A section of the Neisseria dumasiana genome encodes:
- the pip gene encoding prolyl aminopeptidase: MYPIHEPRVSGLLKVSDIHQIYWEESGNPHGIPVIFLHGGPGAGASPKARGFFNPRKYRVVIIDQRGCGRSLPYAETDENTTWDLVVDIEKVREMLGIHSWLVFGGSWGSTLSLAYAQTHPERVRGLILRGIFLGRQSEIRWLNEQGGAKHIYPEQWQHYLAPVPEAKRGAIVQAYHEMLFGQDREQALRAAKAWAEWESWLVQFDPQPVEEDAEQALAISRIENHYFVNGCWLENEKALLANIDKIRHIPTVIIQGRYDICTPMQSAWELKQAFPEADLRIVQGGHAAFEGEVAKGLVQAADEFADKLAV; encoded by the coding sequence ATGTATCCGATTCACGAACCCCGCGTGAGCGGCTTGTTAAAAGTATCCGACATCCATCAGATTTATTGGGAAGAATCCGGCAACCCGCACGGCATTCCGGTGATTTTTCTGCACGGCGGGCCGGGTGCGGGGGCATCGCCGAAAGCACGCGGCTTTTTCAACCCCCGCAAATACCGCGTGGTGATTATCGACCAGCGCGGTTGCGGGCGTTCGCTACCGTATGCCGAAACCGATGAAAACACCACTTGGGATTTGGTGGTCGACATCGAAAAAGTACGCGAAATGCTCGGCATACACAGTTGGCTGGTATTCGGCGGCTCTTGGGGCAGCACACTTTCGCTGGCTTACGCGCAAACCCATCCGGAACGTGTGCGCGGCTTGATTTTGCGCGGCATCTTCTTGGGGCGGCAGAGTGAAATCCGCTGGCTCAACGAGCAAGGCGGTGCGAAACACATCTACCCCGAACAGTGGCAGCATTATCTCGCCCCCGTGCCCGAAGCAAAGCGCGGTGCAATCGTACAGGCCTATCATGAAATGCTGTTCGGCCAAGACCGCGAACAGGCTCTGCGGGCGGCGAAAGCATGGGCGGAATGGGAAAGCTGGCTGGTGCAGTTCGACCCGCAACCGGTGGAAGAAGATGCGGAGCAGGCGTTGGCGATTTCGCGCATCGAAAACCATTATTTCGTCAACGGCTGCTGGCTGGAAAACGAAAAAGCGTTGCTGGCGAATATAGATAAAATCCGCCATATCCCCACCGTGATTATTCAGGGCCGTTACGACATCTGCACGCCGATGCAGAGCGCATGGGAATTGAAACAAGCATTCCCCGAAGCCGATTTGCGGATTGTGCAGGGCGGGCATGCGGCGTTTGAAGGCGAAGTGGCCAAAGGCTTGGTGCAGGCAGCGGACGAATTTGCAGACAAGTTGGCCGTCTGA
- the aroD gene encoding type I 3-dehydroquinate dehydratase has product MNTVKIKNTVLGAGSPKICVPLVAKDSDGLQTALAGLQGLAFDVVEFRADFLERAADSGYVMEHLREVRAALPDTPLLFTFRRAEEGGECPVPPEVYFSLVQVAIRSGLTDIIDIELFAGEDKVKETVALAKANGVAALLCNHDFDKTPPKEEIVGRLKTMQDWDADICKIAVMPQSAADVLVLLDATQTMFHQYARQPLVTMAMGKLGVVSRLAGETFGSAMTFGSAGTASAPGQIGVNDLRFILNVLAGK; this is encoded by the coding sequence ATGAATACCGTAAAAATCAAAAACACCGTGCTGGGCGCAGGCAGCCCGAAAATCTGCGTGCCGTTGGTAGCCAAAGATTCAGACGGCCTGCAAACCGCTTTGGCAGGCTTGCAGGGCTTGGCTTTTGATGTGGTGGAATTTCGTGCGGACTTTCTCGAACGTGCGGCCGACAGCGGCTATGTGATGGAACACCTGCGCGAAGTGCGCGCCGCCCTGCCGGATACGCCGCTGCTGTTTACCTTCCGCCGCGCCGAAGAAGGCGGCGAGTGCCCCGTGCCGCCGGAGGTTTATTTTTCGCTGGTTCAAGTGGCCATACGCTCCGGCCTGACCGACATCATCGATATCGAACTGTTTGCAGGCGAAGATAAAGTGAAAGAAACCGTTGCACTGGCCAAAGCCAACGGCGTGGCGGCCTTGCTGTGCAATCACGATTTCGACAAAACGCCGCCGAAAGAAGAGATAGTAGGCCGTCTGAAAACCATGCAGGATTGGGACGCGGACATCTGCAAAATCGCCGTGATGCCGCAATCCGCCGCCGACGTGCTGGTGCTGCTCGATGCCACGCAAACCATGTTCCATCAATATGCGCGGCAGCCTCTGGTAACGATGGCGATGGGCAAACTGGGCGTGGTGAGCCGTTTGGCGGGCGAAACCTTCGGCTCGGCAATGACTTTCGGCTCTGCGGGAACCGCTTCCGCGCCCGGGCAGATCGGCGTGAACGATTTGCGCTTTATTTTGAACGTGTTGGCAGGTAAATAA
- a CDS encoding amino acid ABC transporter substrate-binding protein, translated as MLKKFVLGSMAAFVLAACGNGGGSSSSASAPASSTPETQVAGSLIERINNKGTVTVGTEGTYAPFTYHDESGKLTGYDVEVTRAVAEKLGVKVEFKETQWDAMLAGLKAGRFDIVANQVSLTTPERRATFDKSAEYSYSGPMAVDRKDDNRIKSLADVKGLSAAQTLSSNYGEMAQKAEAKIIPVDGMAQALTLVQQKRADFTFNDSLALLDYLKKNPNSGLKTAWTAPAEEKLGAGLILNKNNDEALAKISGAIEELRADGTLKKLGEQFFGVDVSVK; from the coding sequence ATGTTGAAAAAATTCGTACTCGGCAGCATGGCTGCTTTTGTATTGGCTGCCTGCGGCAACGGTGGCGGCAGCTCATCTTCAGCCTCCGCTCCGGCCTCTTCCACCCCCGAAACCCAAGTTGCCGGTTCGCTGATCGAACGCATCAACAATAAAGGCACGGTAACCGTAGGCACCGAAGGCACTTACGCACCGTTCACCTATCACGATGAAAGCGGCAAATTAACCGGTTACGATGTAGAAGTGACCCGTGCCGTAGCAGAAAAGCTCGGCGTAAAAGTCGAATTCAAAGAAACCCAATGGGATGCCATGTTGGCCGGCTTGAAAGCAGGCCGGTTCGACATCGTAGCCAACCAAGTGAGCCTGACCACACCCGAACGCCGCGCCACTTTCGACAAATCTGCCGAATACAGCTATTCAGGCCCGATGGCGGTAGACCGCAAAGACGACAACCGCATTAAATCGCTGGCCGATGTAAAAGGTTTGTCTGCCGCACAAACCTTGAGCAGCAACTACGGCGAAATGGCGCAAAAAGCCGAAGCCAAAATCATTCCGGTAGACGGCATGGCTCAGGCATTGACTTTGGTTCAACAAAAACGTGCCGACTTCACATTCAACGATTCGCTCGCCCTGCTCGATTATCTTAAGAAAAATCCGAACTCCGGCCTGAAAACCGCATGGACGGCCCCCGCAGAGGAAAAATTGGGTGCCGGTCTGATTTTAAACAAAAACAACGATGAAGCCTTGGCAAAAATCAGCGGCGCAATAGAAGAGCTGCGTGCAGACGGCACATTGAAAAAACTGGGCGAACAATTCTTTGGCGTAGATGTAAGTGTTAAATGA
- a CDS encoding amino acid ABC transporter permease, translating into MTEARAALVINAFWPMVKAGFLYSIPLAVVSFIFGILIALAVALVRVIPVNGIFHRILLGIVKFYVSAIRGTPMLVQLMVVFYGLPAIGITLDPLPTAVIGFSLNIGAYASETIRAAILSVPKGQWEAGFSIGMTYMQTFRRIIMPQAFRVSVPPLSNTFISLFKETSLASVVTITELFRVAQQIANASYDFLPVYIEAGLIYWVFCFFLFIGQAKLEKRLDRYVAK; encoded by the coding sequence ATGACCGAAGCCCGCGCGGCTTTGGTCATAAATGCATTTTGGCCGATGGTTAAAGCGGGGTTTCTCTATTCCATTCCGCTGGCCGTCGTTTCTTTTATTTTCGGCATCCTGATTGCATTGGCCGTCGCCTTGGTGCGCGTGATACCGGTTAACGGCATCTTCCACCGCATCTTGCTCGGCATAGTGAAATTCTACGTTTCCGCCATCCGCGGCACACCGATGCTGGTTCAGTTGATGGTGGTGTTTTACGGCTTACCGGCCATCGGCATCACGCTCGACCCGCTGCCTACCGCCGTAATCGGCTTTTCGCTGAATATCGGTGCCTATGCCTCCGAAACTATACGGGCGGCGATTTTATCGGTGCCCAAAGGCCAATGGGAAGCGGGTTTCTCCATCGGCATGACTTATATGCAGACCTTCCGCCGCATCATCATGCCGCAAGCGTTCCGCGTTTCCGTGCCGCCCTTGAGCAACACCTTTATCAGCCTGTTTAAAGAAACCTCGCTGGCTTCGGTGGTAACCATTACCGAGCTTTTCCGCGTGGCGCAGCAAATTGCCAACGCCAGCTACGACTTTCTGCCCGTGTATATCGAGGCAGGCTTGATATATTGGGTGTTCTGCTTCTTCCTGTTTATCGGGCAGGCAAAACTCGAAAAACGGCTCGACCGCTACGTTGCCAAGTGA
- a CDS encoding amino acid ABC transporter ATP-binding protein, which produces MIKIRNIHKAFGSNSILNGIDLDVAKGSVVVILGPSGSGKTTFLRCLNALEMPQQGSIEFDGPSPLGIDFAQHPSKKDILALRRKSGMVFQQYNLFPHKTALENVMEGPVAVQGISAAEARKKALALLEKVGLADKVDLYPFQLSGGQQQRVGIARALAIQPDLMLFDEPTSALDPELVQDVLNTMKELAKEGWTMVVVTHEIKFAMEVADLVVVMDGGVIVEQGSPETLFKNPQHERTKRFLHQIRVQED; this is translated from the coding sequence ATGATTAAAATCCGCAATATCCATAAAGCATTCGGCAGCAATTCGATTTTAAACGGCATTGATTTGGACGTAGCAAAAGGCAGCGTAGTCGTGATTCTCGGCCCTTCCGGTTCGGGCAAAACCACATTTCTGCGCTGTTTGAATGCTTTGGAAATGCCCCAGCAAGGCAGCATAGAATTCGACGGCCCAAGCCCGTTGGGCATTGATTTTGCTCAACATCCGTCCAAAAAAGACATTCTCGCCCTGCGCCGCAAATCAGGTATGGTGTTTCAGCAGTACAATCTTTTTCCGCACAAAACCGCGCTGGAAAACGTGATGGAAGGCCCCGTGGCCGTACAAGGTATTTCCGCAGCAGAAGCCCGTAAAAAAGCGTTGGCCTTGCTGGAAAAAGTCGGCCTTGCCGATAAAGTGGATTTATACCCTTTCCAGCTCTCGGGCGGTCAACAACAGCGGGTAGGTATCGCCCGTGCTTTGGCAATCCAACCGGATTTAATGCTGTTCGACGAACCAACCTCCGCCCTTGACCCCGAGTTGGTGCAAGATGTATTGAATACCATGAAGGAGCTTGCTAAAGAAGGCTGGACGATGGTGGTTGTTACCCACGAAATCAAATTTGCCATGGAAGTGGCTGATTTGGTGGTGGTAATGGATGGCGGCGTGATTGTGGAACAAGGTTCGCCCGAAACATTATTTAAAAACCCCCAACACGAACGCACCAAACGCTTTCTGCACCAAATCCGCGTACAGGAAGATTAA
- a CDS encoding ABC-F family ATPase, whose amino-acid sequence MISTNGITMQFGAKPLFENVSVKFGEGNRYGLIGANGSGKSTFMKILGGDLEPTSGEVAIENGVRLGKLRQDQFAYEEMRVLDVVMMGHTEMWSAMTERDAIYANLEATEDDYMHAAELEAKFAEYDGYTAEARAAELLSGVGIEESLHNAQMSEVAPGFKLRVLLAQALFSKPDVLLLDEPTNNLDINTIRWLEGVLNEYDSTMIIISHDRHFLNEVCTHMADVDYNSITIYPGNYDDYMLASAQSRERAMRDNAKAKEKLQELQEFVARFSANKSKARQATSRLKQADKIKAEMVEVKPSTRQNPYIRFETDEKAKLHRQAVEVEGLSKRFENQLFKNLGFILEAGERLAIIGPNGAGKSTLLKLLAGAFNPEYGEGVQPDSGTIKWAEKANVGYYPQDHENDFDIDMNLTEWMRQWGQEGDDEQVIRGTLGRLLFGSNDVVKQVQVLSGGEKGRMLYGKLILLKPNVLIMDEPTNHMDMESIESLNMALEKYKGTLIFVSHDRQFVSSLATQIIELDGKGGYEHYLGDYESYLEKKGLA is encoded by the coding sequence ATGATTTCTACCAACGGCATAACCATGCAGTTCGGCGCAAAGCCGCTGTTTGAAAACGTGTCTGTCAAATTCGGCGAAGGCAACCGCTACGGGCTGATTGGTGCCAACGGTTCGGGTAAATCCACCTTCATGAAAATCCTTGGTGGCGACTTGGAGCCGACCAGCGGCGAAGTGGCCATTGAAAACGGTGTCCGCCTCGGTAAACTGCGCCAAGATCAATTTGCCTATGAAGAGATGCGTGTGCTGGATGTAGTGATGATGGGGCACACCGAAATGTGGTCGGCGATGACCGAGCGTGATGCCATTTACGCCAATTTGGAAGCCACCGAAGACGATTACATGCACGCTGCCGAATTGGAAGCCAAGTTTGCCGAATACGACGGTTACACCGCCGAAGCGCGCGCGGCCGAATTGTTGAGCGGCGTGGGTATCGAAGAATCATTGCACAATGCCCAAATGAGCGAAGTGGCTCCCGGCTTCAAACTGCGCGTATTGCTGGCGCAAGCCTTGTTTTCCAAACCCGACGTATTGCTGCTCGACGAGCCGACCAACAACTTGGACATCAACACCATCCGTTGGCTCGAAGGTGTGTTGAACGAATACGATTCCACTATGATCATCATTTCGCACGACCGCCATTTTTTGAATGAAGTCTGCACGCATATGGCCGATGTTGATTACAACAGCATCACCATCTACCCCGGCAACTACGATGATTACATGCTGGCTTCCGCGCAATCCCGCGAGCGCGCCATGCGCGACAACGCTAAAGCCAAAGAAAAGCTGCAAGAACTGCAAGAATTCGTGGCACGCTTCTCGGCCAATAAATCCAAAGCCCGTCAAGCCACCAGCCGTCTGAAACAGGCCGATAAGATCAAGGCCGAAATGGTGGAAGTGAAACCTTCTACTCGCCAAAACCCGTATATCCGCTTTGAAACCGACGAAAAAGCCAAGCTGCACCGCCAAGCTGTTGAAGTGGAAGGTTTGAGCAAACGCTTTGAGAACCAATTGTTTAAAAACCTGGGCTTTATTCTGGAAGCCGGAGAACGTTTGGCGATTATCGGCCCTAACGGTGCCGGTAAGTCCACTTTGCTGAAATTGTTGGCCGGTGCATTCAATCCCGAATACGGCGAAGGTGTCCAACCCGATTCAGGTACCATCAAATGGGCGGAAAAAGCCAACGTCGGCTACTATCCGCAAGACCACGAAAACGACTTCGATATCGACATGAACCTCACCGAATGGATGCGCCAATGGGGTCAGGAAGGCGACGACGAACAGGTTATCCGCGGTACGCTCGGTCGCTTGCTGTTCGGCAGCAATGATGTGGTAAAACAAGTGCAGGTGCTTTCGGGCGGAGAGAAAGGCCGTATGCTTTACGGCAAGCTGATTCTGCTGAAACCGAACGTGTTGATTATGGACGAACCGACCAACCACATGGATATGGAAAGCATCGAATCCTTAAATATGGCTTTGGAAAAATACAAAGGCACGCTGATTTTCGTATCGCACGACCGCCAGTTTGTGTCTTCACTGGCCACACAAATCATCGAACTGGACGGCAAAGGCGGTTACGAACACTATCTGGGCGATTACGAAAGCTATTTGGAGAAAAAAGGATTGGCTTAG
- a CDS encoding IS30 family transposase, producing MSYTQLTQDERYHIQYLSRHHSISEIAKRLNRHKSTISREIKRHCPQGQQYSAEKAQQQSRLTKQRKRKPYKLHSQLIQHIATLIRRKLSPEQVCAYLHKHHQITLHHSTVYNYLRDDKSNGGTLWQHLRICSKSYRKRYGSTWSRGKVPDRIGIENRPAIVDEKSRIGDWEADTIVGKDQKSALLTLVERVTRYTIICKLKNFKAQDTANAVIRALRAHKDRVHTITMDNGKEFYRHTRIAKALAAETYFCRPYRSWEKALNENTNGLIRQYFPKQTDFRNISEREIRRVQDELNHRPRKTLGYETPSVLFLNLFQPLLPECCT from the coding sequence ATGAGCTACACACAACTGACCCAAGACGAACGATACCACATCCAATACCTGTCCCGCCACCACAGCATCAGCGAAATCGCCAAACGGCTTAACCGCCATAAAAGCACCATCAGCCGCGAAATCAAACGGCACTGCCCGCAAGGGCAGCAATACAGTGCCGAAAAAGCCCAACAGCAAAGCCGGCTTACCAAGCAGCGCAAAAGAAAGCCCTATAAGCTCCATTCGCAGCTGATCCAACACATCGCTACCCTCATCCGCCGCAAACTCAGCCCCGAGCAAGTGTGCGCCTATTTGCACAAACACCACCAAATCACACTCCACCACAGCACCGTCTATAACTATCTGCGCGACGACAAAAGCAACGGCGGCACTTTGTGGCAGCATCTCAGAATATGCAGCAAATCCTACCGTAAACGCTACGGCAGCACATGGAGCAGAGGCAAAGTACCCGACCGCATAGGCATTGAAAACCGACCCGCCATCGTCGACGAAAAATCCCGTATAGGCGACTGGGAAGCCGACACCATCGTCGGCAAAGATCAGAAAAGCGCATTATTGACACTGGTCGAACGGGTTACCCGCTACACCATTATCTGCAAATTGAAGAACTTCAAAGCCCAAGATACGGCCAATGCCGTCATTCGGGCGCTGAGGGCGCATAAAGACAGGGTGCACACCATCACCATGGATAACGGCAAGGAATTCTACCGCCACACCCGAATAGCCAAAGCATTGGCGGCTGAAACCTATTTCTGCCGTCCTTACCGTTCTTGGGAAAAGGCGCTGAATGAAAACACCAACGGACTCATCCGCCAATACTTCCCCAAACAAACGGATTTCCGCAACATTAGTGAGCGGGAAATACGTAGGGTTCAGGATGAGCTGAACCACCGGCCAAGAAAAACACTTGGCTATGAAACGCCAAGTGTTCTATTCTTGAATCTGTTCCAACCACTACTGCCTGAGTGTTGCACTTGA
- a CDS encoding adenine phosphoribosyltransferase encodes MLIHPDVMGVEALAEKIRKIPHWPKKGILFHDITPVLQSPEYFRLLVDLLVYRYMSQKIDVVAGLDARGFIIGAALAYQLNVGFVPIRKKGKLPFETLSQSYALEYGEATVEIHTDAIPAGARVLLVDDLVATGGTMQAGIDLVRQLGGEIVEAAAILEFTDLPGGENIRKRGVPLFTLYQNEGSMS; translated from the coding sequence ATGTTGATTCATCCCGACGTGATGGGCGTGGAAGCACTTGCCGAAAAGATCCGCAAGATCCCTCATTGGCCGAAAAAAGGTATTTTATTTCATGATATTACCCCTGTGCTGCAAAGCCCTGAATATTTCCGGTTGTTGGTAGATCTGCTTGTTTACCGGTATATGAGCCAAAAAATTGATGTTGTGGCCGGTTTGGATGCCCGCGGTTTTATTATCGGAGCTGCGTTGGCTTATCAATTAAACGTAGGGTTTGTCCCCATCCGTAAAAAAGGTAAGCTGCCGTTTGAAACGCTTTCTCAAAGTTATGCGCTTGAATACGGTGAAGCTACGGTAGAAATTCATACCGATGCGATTCCCGCCGGTGCGCGTGTGCTTTTGGTGGATGATCTTGTTGCGACCGGCGGCACCATGCAGGCGGGTATCGATTTGGTGCGCCAGCTGGGCGGGGAAATTGTGGAAGCGGCTGCGATTTTGGAGTTTACAGATTTGCCCGGCGGCGAAAATATCCGTAAGCGCGGCGTGCCGTTGTTTACGCTTTATCAAAATGAAGGCTCGATGTCTTGA
- the gmk gene encoding guanylate kinase, with protein MRSSSKGNIFIISAASGTGKTTLVSRLTKHHDDIKVSVSHTTRQPREGEEHGKHYYFVDVPKFETLISESAFLEYAKVFDNYYGTSVEGVNILREQGYDVILEIDIQGAEQVRRVWPGACSIFILPPSFQALAERLVGRGTDSPEVIERRLGKARKEIEQAFMFDYVVVNNDLVEAEADLLSIIKSHRLKQSCQHLFIENLLENS; from the coding sequence ATGCGCTCATCTTCAAAAGGTAATATTTTTATTATTTCCGCAGCCTCCGGAACCGGAAAAACCACTTTGGTTTCACGCCTTACCAAACATCATGACGACATCAAGGTTTCCGTTTCCCACACCACCCGGCAGCCGCGTGAAGGCGAAGAGCACGGCAAACACTACTATTTTGTAGATGTGCCGAAATTCGAAACTCTCATTAGTGAAAGCGCATTCCTTGAATATGCAAAAGTTTTCGACAATTATTACGGCACCAGTGTAGAAGGCGTAAACATATTGCGGGAACAAGGTTATGATGTGATTTTAGAGATCGACATTCAAGGTGCAGAACAAGTCCGCCGTGTTTGGCCCGGAGCATGCAGCATCTTTATATTGCCGCCTTCTTTCCAAGCATTGGCCGAACGCTTGGTCGGCCGCGGAACAGACAGCCCCGAAGTAATCGAACGGCGGCTGGGCAAAGCGCGCAAAGAAATCGAGCAGGCGTTTATGTTTGATTATGTGGTGGTTAACAACGACTTGGTTGAAGCAGAAGCCGATTTACTGTCGATTATCAAATCACACCGCCTAAAACAATCCTGCCAACACTTATTTATTGAAAATCTGTTGGAAAATTCTTAA
- the rpoZ gene encoding DNA-directed RNA polymerase subunit omega yields MARITVEDCITKIPNHFDLTLTAARRARQLENGNAPLVEDIRNNKPTVTALREIAAGEVGVELLKRNK; encoded by the coding sequence ATGGCACGCATCACCGTAGAAGACTGCATTACCAAAATCCCCAACCATTTCGACTTAACATTAACTGCCGCACGCCGCGCACGCCAACTGGAAAACGGCAATGCACCTTTGGTTGAAGACATCCGTAACAATAAACCTACCGTTACCGCTTTACGCGAGATAGCCGCCGGAGAAGTCGGCGTAGAGCTGCTCAAACGTAACAAATAA
- a CDS encoding RelA/SpoT family protein — MQLPLPTAPYDPLTSEARDLLFRTASYLNEKEQQQLEKACAYAFHAHDGQTRKSGEPYITHPIAVTTQLAIWHMDIQGLCAGVMHDVLEDTGVSKIEMAAEFGDTIAEMVDGLSKLEKLEYDSQAEHQAESFRKLILAMTKDVRVIVVKLADRLHNMRTLGSMRPEKRRRIAQETLEIYAQIANRIGLNNAYQELQDLSFQNLHPRRYETLQKAMKASRRNRRDVVGKVLRAFSMRLVDANIEAKIKGREKNLFSIHQKMQAKNLRFADVMDIYGFRVIVNSIPACYAALGALHSLYQPKPGRFKDYIAIPKSNGYQSLHTTLVGPYGLPIEVQIRTHEMDAVAEGGVAGHWIYKSGESTVDQATLHTNRWLKNILDLQAGSSNAIEFLEAVKVDLFPNEVYILTPKGKILTLPKGATPIDFAYAVHTDVGHHTVAARINNTMMPLRTKLKTGDSVEVITSEQAKPNPAWLNFAVSSRARSAIRNYIKNMNRQDAVTLGENLLQKALSSLLPQNVLLSDGLKEKYLADLNHKQTTFEDVLYSVGMGHTLPITVAMHIADLAGEHFGGEVRLSPIKINGSETGRVHLAQCCQPLPGDAVRAVLIKDQGLVIHRDTCPNVLKVDPDQQLDADWESIPDQTFRTTLTVGARDTRGLLALMAQAISSAGADIESVETPQKQPGTEGFIEFKFFIKVTGIEQLNEIIRALHAITDVRRVVRV; from the coding sequence ATGCAACTGCCGCTACCTACCGCCCCTTATGACCCATTGACATCAGAAGCCCGTGACTTATTGTTCCGCACGGCTTCCTATCTCAATGAAAAAGAGCAGCAACAGCTTGAAAAAGCGTGTGCCTATGCTTTCCATGCCCACGACGGCCAAACCCGCAAAAGTGGCGAACCCTACATTACCCACCCTATTGCCGTTACTACCCAACTGGCCATCTGGCACATGGACATACAAGGTTTGTGTGCGGGCGTGATGCATGATGTACTTGAAGACACAGGTGTATCCAAAATCGAAATGGCAGCAGAATTCGGCGACACCATAGCCGAAATGGTAGACGGTCTTTCCAAACTTGAAAAACTCGAATACGACAGCCAAGCAGAACATCAGGCAGAAAGTTTCCGCAAGTTAATTCTCGCCATGACCAAAGACGTTCGCGTGATCGTCGTTAAATTGGCCGACCGTCTGCACAACATGCGTACATTAGGCTCGATGCGCCCCGAAAAACGCCGCCGGATTGCTCAGGAAACACTTGAAATCTACGCACAAATAGCCAACCGCATCGGTTTAAACAACGCCTATCAAGAGCTTCAGGATTTATCCTTTCAGAATCTGCACCCCCGTCGGTATGAAACATTGCAAAAAGCCATGAAAGCAAGCCGACGCAACCGACGCGACGTTGTAGGTAAAGTTCTGCGTGCCTTCAGCATGCGCTTGGTTGACGCAAATATTGAAGCCAAAATCAAAGGCCGCGAAAAAAACTTATTCAGCATCCACCAGAAAATGCAGGCTAAAAATCTACGCTTCGCAGACGTGATGGATATTTACGGCTTTCGCGTTATCGTAAACAGCATACCCGCCTGCTACGCAGCCTTGGGTGCACTTCACAGCCTCTACCAACCCAAACCCGGCCGTTTCAAAGACTACATCGCCATTCCCAAAAGTAACGGTTATCAAAGCCTGCATACCACCTTAGTCGGCCCTTACGGCCTGCCTATCGAAGTACAGATACGCACCCACGAAATGGATGCAGTAGCCGAAGGCGGCGTAGCCGGACATTGGATTTATAAATCGGGAGAAAGTACGGTCGATCAGGCTACCCTCCATACCAATCGCTGGCTGAAAAATATTCTTGATTTGCAAGCAGGCAGTTCCAATGCCATCGAATTTCTCGAGGCCGTTAAAGTTGATTTATTCCCCAACGAAGTATATATCCTTACCCCGAAAGGAAAAATCCTTACCCTCCCCAAAGGAGCAACCCCCATCGACTTCGCATATGCAGTGCATACCGATGTCGGCCATCACACCGTAGCCGCCCGCATCAACAATACCATGATGCCGTTGCGCACCAAACTGAAAACCGGTGATTCTGTTGAAGTGATTACTTCCGAACAGGCAAAACCCAACCCGGCATGGCTAAATTTTGCCGTTTCCAGCCGTGCACGCAGCGCCATTCGAAATTACATCAAAAATATGAATAGGCAAGATGCAGTAACACTAGGTGAAAACCTATTGCAAAAAGCCCTATCAAGCTTATTGCCTCAAAACGTATTGCTTTCAGACGGCCTCAAAGAAAAATATCTTGCCGACCTCAATCATAAGCAAACCACTTTTGAAGATGTATTGTACAGCGTAGGAATGGGGCATACCCTGCCGATTACAGTTGCCATGCATATTGCCGACTTGGCAGGTGAACATTTTGGCGGCGAAGTGCGGTTAAGCCCGATTAAAATCAACGGCAGCGAAACAGGCCGCGTACATCTTGCCCAATGTTGCCAGCCATTGCCCGGAGATGCCGTACGCGCAGTTTTAATTAAAGATCAAGGTTTGGTTATTCACCGGGACACTTGTCCGAATGTACTAAAAGTAGATCCCGACCAACAGCTTGACGCCGACTGGGAAAGCATTCCCGATCAAACTTTCCGCACAACACTTACAGTCGGAGCACGCGACACCCGCGGTTTGTTGGCATTAATGGCCCAAGCTATTTCTTCAGCCGGCGCCGACATCGAATCGGTTGAAACACCGCAAAAACAACCCGGCACAGAAGGGTTTATTGAATTCAAGTTCTTTATCAAAGTAACCGGTATAGAGCAACTCAATGAAATCATTCGTGCTTTGCACGCTATTACTGATGTGAGACGTGTTGTAAGAGTATAA